AGCGCCTCCAGCAACCGAACGTTTTCCGACACCGTAGAGCGCGGCAGGCCCAGTGTTTCGCTGGCTTGAGTAAAGCTCGACAGCTCGGCGACGCGGATGAAGGTCTTCAACAGCTCCAGTTTGTTCATTCGGTCAGCCTTTATATTGTTCGCTCTGAGCGATCAGTAAGTTCGTACTCAGGGCATTTATCGAACGCACGGCGAACAATAAGCTTTCCCTCATTCACTGAACAGCCACTTGAGGAATCAGCCATGAGCAACAGGATCGCAATCATCACCGGTGCCAGCCGCGGTCTGGGCAAAAGCGCCGCGTTGCACCTCGCGGCCCAGGGTGTCGACATCATCGGCACTTACCACAGCAATGCCCAGGAAGCTCAAAACGTGCGCGGCCAGATTGAAGCGCTGGGTGCGCGGGCGACGATGCTGCAACTGGATGTCGGTATCAGCAGCAGCTTCGACGGCTTCGCTGAGCAAGTGGCAGCCTCGTTGAACGCTGATTTTGGGGCACAGCGTTTCGATTTTCTGGTGAACAACGCGGGCGTCGGCGCACACGCCAGTTTTGCCGACACCAGCGAGGCGCTGTTCGATCAGCTACTGAACGTGCATTTCAAGGGGACGTTTTTCCTGACCCAGACGCTGTTGCCACTGATTGGCGACGGCGGGCGAATCATCAACATCAGCAGCGGGTTGACGCGTTTCTCACCAGTGGGCTACGCCGCATATGCCTCAATGAAAGGCGCAGTTGAGGTCTGGACGCGTTATCTGGCGCAGGAGCTTGGCCCGCGCGGCATCAACGTCAACACCTTGGCCCCCGGTGCCATCGCGACCGACTTCGGCGGCGGTGCAGTGCGCGATAACCAGGCGGTCAACGACTGGGTCGCATCCAATACGGCAATGGGCCGCGCGGGGCAACCGGACGA
The DNA window shown above is from Pseudomonas sp. BSw22131 and carries:
- a CDS encoding SDR family NAD(P)-dependent oxidoreductase, with translation MSNRIAIITGASRGLGKSAALHLAAQGVDIIGTYHSNAQEAQNVRGQIEALGARATMLQLDVGISSSFDGFAEQVAASLNADFGAQRFDFLVNNAGVGAHASFADTSEALFDQLLNVHFKGTFFLTQTLLPLIGDGGRIINISSGLTRFSPVGYAAYASMKGAVEVWTRYLAQELGPRGINVNTLAPGAIATDFGGGAVRDNQAVNDWVASNTAMGRAGQPDDIGAAVAMLLGEGGRWITGQRIEASGGMFV